The Eggerthella guodeyinii sequence ATCTTCGGGACGCTGACGGCGAAGCTGTGGACCATGCAGGTGCTGTCGTCGGACGCCTACCGCAGCAAGGCCGACGACAACCAGTACGCCACCGTGTCCACGCCCGCGCCGCGCGGCTACATCTGCGACGCCAACGGGCTGCCGCTCGTGAAGAACCGCGTGTCGCTCACCGTGCTGGCCGACGTGGAGGCGGCCAGCGATCGCGACGTGGTGCAGCGCCTGTCCGCGGTGCTCGGTGTGCCGTACAACGTGGTGCGCCAGCGCATCCAGGACGCGACGGGCGGCGCCCAGAGCCAGCGCGTCGTGGCGAGCGACGTGCGGCTGCGCGACATCGCCTTCATCACCGAGCATTCCGACGCGTTCCCCGGCATCAAGACGGAGGAGCGCTACGTGCGCGATTACCCCTACGGCGCGCTCGCCGCGCACGTGGTGGGGTACACGGGCTCCGTCACCGAGGACGGGATGAAGTCCGTCGGCGAGGGCCGCGACGTGGAGTTGGGCGACGACATGGGCGCGTCGGGCATCGAGCTGCAGTACGACCGTCTGCTGGCGGGCGAGCACGGCAAGCGCAAAGTGGTCGCCAACGCCGATGGCGAGGTGGTGCGCGTGGTGAGCGAGACGCAGCCCACGAAGGGCTCCGACGTGTACCTGGCCCTCAAGGGGCCGGTGCAGTACGTAGCCGATCGTGAGCTGGCGGCGCTCATCGCGCCTGAGGACGGGACGATCGGCACGGGCAGCGGCGTGGCGGGCTCGGTGGTGGTCATGGACCTGCGCGACGGCGGGATCGTGGCCATGGCGAACTATCCCCTGTTCGATCCTGCCGAGTTCACGGGCAAGATTTCTGAAGACGTGTACGCTGTATACAATTCCGATGAAGCTCAGAAGCCGCTGTTTAACCGTGCGATCTCGGGCAGCTATCCCGCCGCGTCGACGTACAAGACGTTCACGGGCCTCGCGGCGCTGGCGAACGGCTTCGCCGACATGAAGCGCACGTGGACGTGCGGCGGTTCGTGGGACGGCTGGGGCACGGGCCAGGAGCAGATGTGCTGGAACCACTCGGGCCACGGCACGCTTGACCTGCGCGGCGGCATCGTGCAGTCGTGCGACGTCGTGTTCTATCAGATCGCCCATGACTTCTTTGAGGCGGCGCAGGACGGCAAGGTCAGCCATACCGCCCTCCAGGACTACCTCGCGAAGTTCCACTTCGACCAGTACACCGGCATCGACCTGGG is a genomic window containing:
- the mrdA gene encoding penicillin-binding protein 2; amino-acid sequence: MIAAIIAAVVTLVVAIIVIAVVFALRNNTKSPNVSVKKDVRSISSVGVKSSLGNAGGHVGGSTQVRTGSAQRPTSNPADNLKSRFVAMGVLAAGIFGTLTAKLWTMQVLSSDAYRSKADDNQYATVSTPAPRGYICDANGLPLVKNRVSLTVLADVEAASDRDVVQRLSAVLGVPYNVVRQRIQDATGGAQSQRVVASDVRLRDIAFITEHSDAFPGIKTEERYVRDYPYGALAAHVVGYTGSVTEDGMKSVGEGRDVELGDDMGASGIELQYDRLLAGEHGKRKVVANADGEVVRVVSETQPTKGSDVYLALKGPVQYVADRELAALIAPEDGTIGTGSGVAGSVVVMDLRDGGIVAMANYPLFDPAEFTGKISEDVYAVYNSDEAQKPLFNRAISGSYPAASTYKTFTGLAALANGFADMKRTWTCGGSWDGWGTGQEQMCWNHSGHGTLDLRGGIVQSCDVVFYQIAHDFFEAAQDGKVSHTALQDYLAKFHFDQYTGIDLGGESVGIIPTPEWKAERFRDTPEEAAWKGGDMTNMIIGQGYVLVTPLQVAVAYGAIATGKLLKPHLLKEVRNASGDVAATHKIETAGELDVPEADLAFMRDALNGVATDNADVSKLLNEQGIDPATVACKTGTAEYTDMADTAWFACYAPVDDPRYVVTCVVEHGGGGSSVAAPLGAKVLAAALASDAAAEEDPAAGMGVIAGSTGKVLEGAGAATSGGRTD